One Myotis daubentonii chromosome 3, mMyoDau2.1, whole genome shotgun sequence genomic window carries:
- the ZCCHC17 gene encoding zinc finger CCHC domain-containing protein 17 isoform X2: MSSCRVDKPSEIVDVGDKVWVKLIGREMKNDRIKVSLSMKVVNQGTGKDLDPNNVIIEQEERRRRSFQDYTGQKITLEAVLNTTCKKCGCKGHFAKDCFMQPGGTKYSLIPDEDEEKVEVKAADFDKPDPTKNSRKRKKEKKKKKHRDRKSSDSDSSDSESDTGKRARHTSKDSKAAKKKKKKKKHKKKHKE, from the exons ATGTCATCCTGTCGTGTGGATAAGCCTTCTGAAATAGTAGATGTTGGAGACAAAGTATGGGTGAAGCTTATTGGCCGAGAG ATGAAAAATGATAGGATAAAAGTATCTCTCTCCATGAAAGTTGTCAACCAAGGGACTGGGAAGGACCTTGACCCCAACAACGTTATCATTGA GCAAGAAGAGAGGCGGAGGCGGTCCTTCCAGGATTACACTGGGCAGAAAATCACCCTTGAGGCTGTCCTGAACACTACCTGCAAGAAGTGTGGCTGCAAAG GCCACTTTGCAAAGGATTGTTTCATGCAACCAGGTGGGACCAAATACTCTCTGATACCTGATGAGGATGAGGAGAAGGTAGAGGTAAAGGCAGCAGATTTTGATAAGCCTGACCCTACGAAGAATtctaggaaaagaaagaag gaaaagaagaaaaagaaacatagagACAGGAAGTCATCTGACTCTGACAGCTCAGACTCTGAAAGTGATACAGGCAAGAGGGCAAGGCACACATCGAAGGACAGCAAGGCggcgaagaagaagaagaagaagaagaagcacaAGAAGAAGCACAAGGAGTGA